The nucleotide sequence TTTCATTTCGTAATGGTAAGTGAAGTCTTCTATCTTGGAATAGAGGGACAAAATTTCTCTCATAGGCGCTTCTAAGGTTTTAGGAAGATATATTTTAGGAGGTCCTAATTTACGTAAGGATCTTTGGGAAATATAATAAGGTAACCCTGCAGAATGATCCAAATGTGCATGGGTCAAAAGTAATCTTTCGATATTGATACGGTTGGGATTTTGGTGTCCAATATCGAACATCAACCCTAATCGAGGCATTACTACGGAAGTGCGAATTCCTCCTTCCGAAATTCCTTCGAATAAATATCCTCTATGTTCGAATGTACAATCCATTATGGAATCGGATCTTCCGGGCCGATCGTTTTTTGTCCAGGCAGGTCGGAAGAAACGGAAGATCTTGGGCCGGAGATCACTGCGGTAAGTTTATCTCTTCTAAAATAGATCTTACCTACTCTTCTCAAATCTGCAAGAGTAACTTCCTGGATTTTGTCTCTATAATTCTTCAGATAATCCTTAGGCATTTTATGCTCTCTGAAACGGACTTCATTGCGGAGAATTTCGACCGAATCGGTAAACAGGAAGATAAACTTGTTTAGGATAGCTTCTTTTGCGTTCTTCAATTCTTCTTCGCTTATATTGGAGAATGTAGAATCTCCTAAAATTTCTCCCATGAGATTATACACTTCCATGGTGCTTTGGGATTTCGTTTGAGTAAAAAAGTAGATCACCGAGTGATCTTTTTCAAATACAGGATGACTGGAAGAAGAATAAGCCAGTCCCTTGTCCGAGCGGATCTTACTCATAAAGTAGGACGTAAATCCCCCGCCTCCAACCAGATAATTCAAAACTTGCACGGCATAAAAATCCTGATCGTTATGCGCAGGCCCTACTCCCAGAAACAGGACAACATTCTGAGTATTCGCTTTGTCCACGATCAGGTTTTTGATCTCTTTACTTTTTAGTTTTTTATTCAACTCGTCAGGTATGGAACTTTCAGACTCCATCACAGGAGTTCCGGAGAATGCAGGCAGAATATCTCCTAAAAACTGAGGGATCTCTTCTTGGTTCCATTTACCGCTAACTAGAATAGAACGTCTAGAACTCAATAACTGATTCTTATAATATTCCCCTAGATCTTCTTCCTTTAATTGTTCAAGTGCGGATAACAAAAGAGACTTACCTTTTACTTTTCCTTGGTATACGAGTTCGTTTGCTTTTCTAAAAGCTAACCCTACGATATTATCGTTTCTCCTTTTGATCTGTTCGCCTAATTGTAATCTTGCGATTTCAAAAGCTTCTTTTCCGAAAATCGGTTGTTTTAGAAATTCGGAGATTAGAGCTTTGGATTCCTGATCATATCTGGAAAGCCAGGAGAATGTTAAAGTCACGGTGTCCAGATCGGAATCCACTCTCAGTTTGGAACCGAAGGATTCCCAGACTTCCGCAAAACTTTCTCCGGGATGGGAGATTGTACCTCCCCTCTTCCAAGCTTCCGGAAAAATTTCCACTAGTTCGAAAGGAGTTTTTGTGTAAAAAGAAGGTCCCGCGTAAAATGTGATCTCCAGGGTTTTAATAGGGAACTCGGGGTTTTCCAAATATAAGATCCGAGTGTTCGGGTCCTGACCAATCTCCCGAATTTCAGGAAAATGGAATTCTAAGGCGGGGATCTTTACGTCTTTTACAAAATCTCCCGGAGCCGCGTCCGAGCTGATAAAAGGGAATAAAAACACAAATGAAGAGATAGTTAATCTTTTTATTATATTCATTTTTTCTCTCCGTCGGAATTGATCAGATCGCCTACGGTAAGGTTCCTATGTGTGAAATATTTTTGGGCCACTCTCATGATATCTTCGGGAGTGACTCGATCCAATCGAGCGTAATCGTCAAAAATTTCCGTCCAATCTCCCGCCACTAGCTCGTAGTATGTAAGAACATCCGCCAGTTTAGAATTACTATTCAAACCTCTGATATAATCGGCAACGATCTGGTTTTTGATCTTCGCCAGTTCCTCTTCGGTAACCGCTTCTTTTTTGAGAGTTTCTATTTCTTCCAAGATAGAAGTTTCTATCCTGTCCGGGTCGGCCCCTCTCACATTTGTCACGTAGATCGCGAATAGATTTGCGTATCTTTCTCCCGGTTCTCCAGTCCAACAGGCAACTCTCTGGGCAAGTTTATCTCGAAGTACCAGTCTTTTATACAATCTACCGGTTTCACCCTGGGATAAGATCGCATCTATCAATTCTAAAACAGGTTTATCCGGATGAGGAGAAGCTGGAGTCAGCCAACCCATTACTTTCATAGGACCGGAAGAATGTTTTACGGTCACTCTCCTCGTCTCATGATCAAAACTTTCTTGCTCATGAGAAAGTTTAGGGGAAGGTCCGTCCGGAATATCTTCGAAATATTTTCGGACTAAACTTTCTGTCTTATCGAAATCCAGATCTCCTACGATCCCGATTGCCATTTTATGCGGTCTGTAATTCTTTTTGAAAAATTCTTCCGTTTTATCTATGTCCAAAAAAGGAAGATTGGATTCGTAACCGATCACAGGCATTCCGTACGGATGTTTCGGAAAAGCGGCGCCTAAAAATTTTTCTCTTAAGATCCCCATTCCCTGGTTTTCCACTCTCATCCTGCGCTCTTCCAGGACCACATCCCTTTCCGTATAATATTCCCTTAATATAGGATCTTTTAATCTATCGGATTCCAGTTTTGCCCAGATCTCCAATCTATTTGCGGGAAGTAAAATCTGATAATTCGTAACATCATTCGTCGTATATGCGTTAAAACCTGTGCCTCCGTTCTTTTCGTAAATATAAGAATCTTCGTTAGAAACCACGAATTTACGATGAAGCTCCAACAGATTTTTAAACCTGATCTCTAAAATATTTTTATCTTTGATTAACTTTTCCGGAACAGGCTCCCCTTTTGCAGCCAGTTCTCTTTCCTGCATACGATACGAATCTAAACGTTTTCCCCAAACACGGATCTGTTCCAGATATACTTTTTCTTTTTCAGAATCGGTGACACCTATATTTTTCGTACCCTTAAAAAGCATATGTTCCAGAAGGTGAGCGGTTCCCGCGATCTCAGGAGTTTCGTCCGCAGCCCCCACCAAAAATTTGGTATAAACAGCGACCGTAGGAGAATCGGCCCTTTTCATCATAAGAAGCCGGATCCCGTTTTTCAGAGTAACCTTCTTCACTCTGGACTCCAAAGTGGTTCGGATCTCGGAGAAGATGTCTTCATTTGCGAACGTTTCGAAGTTTATAAGAAGACAAAGAATGAAAAACGAAAAGCTGAAACGAGAAATTACGGACTTGGAAAGATATTCCCACATAACCAACAAGTTTTCCCCTAAAAGTTATGTTGTCCAGAAGTTACCGGGAAAAAATCCCGCTGGTTTTTGTAGAGGGGAACAATAAACTAGGAACTATGTTGAGGGTATTGTCGGTCGTATTCCTGACATTTTTTTTCGGGTATTGCGAGCCCGCAGATCCCGAATACCGAAGAAAAATTTGGGATAACTTAAATGACTCAGGTTTTATTTCTCACGATTATTTCCAAGTTGTTGTGACAGTTCCGGTCCCGAACCAAGAAAAACCCCTTCTAACACTGAGAGAAGATTGTAAGTCAAGAGCGCTCCGTAAAAGAGATGAGATATCGGTTAATTTGCTTTTAGCACAGATCTCAGAGGAAAGAAAAACTTGGATCGGTGTCGGAGTTAATTCTACGGTTCCCAAGTATGAGCCGCTTCCTGGGCCTCCACAAGCGGTCCGTACCAAATCCAATTCTCCTATGGGTGCCGCTTCTATCGCTACCCAAAACGTACAGGCCCAGGTTGAAGACGATTCTCCGGAAGAAAAAAAAGAAAAAAAGAAGACGGAAATCGTAAATGCGGATTATTTAACTTACCGAGCTTCTTTCGCTTGGCTTTTGGATAAACTGTTCTTATATAGAGAAGATTATAGCGACCCTAAGAGCTGCACTTTCGTTTTTAGAGTTGTGGATGCGGATTTACTCAAGCGAACCTTAGAATCTAAAATTATTCAATAACAAAGGAATCTAACGCTATGCATACAAAAACGATTTTTGCGTTACTGGTCATTTCTCTCATTTCCGTATGTAAAACTCCTCAAACGGAAGAACCTAAAAAAGAAACTCCGAAGAATGTTGTGGAAGAGTCCGCTCCGACAGAAGACGACCAATTCGTAAAAGCGACCGAAGGTTTTATCAGCTCATCTACCTATCAAGTTGTTGTGTCTTCCTTGGATGGGAACGAGGGTGAGGCATTGGAATTGGCGAAAAAAAGAGCCTTAAATCTTTTTATAGCGGAAAAGGGAGACTCGTTTCGTCCTACCGACAGAAAATTCCTGAAAGAGTTAGTGGATTCCAAAGGAAAAATAGTAAAAGTTTCCAAACCGATCAACGGTAAGACATATTATCTATTTCATGTATCTCAACCGGATCTAAAGATAGAAATTAAGAAGTGATAAAGACCTACTTTGTAGGAATTCGCACAACGTATTATTTAACAGGATCTTTTTAATGGATTTCCCCTTAGAACTCCTACACGGCATGATTAAATTGTATAATGTTTGAAGAACCTGACTGTTGGCACTCCAACGTCGGCTGCTTCTTAAAATAAGTCACAAAAAAAGCGGCATCTCGACCGCTTTATTTGTGAGGAAGAGTAGATATTCAATTATTGTATAATTTCTTTTTGTAATATCTTCCCAGGAATACAGATATTCCTGTTATAGTCGCAGTAGAAAATTTTTGCGTGGATCTCCAGCTCTCCTTTTCCTTCCAATTTTATCTGCATTGGCTCCACTGATTCGAAATATTCTTTTTTGCGGGGAGAAGTTTTACCTTTCAGTTTTAGATCCGCAGAGACCACTTTTAATCCGGATCCAGGATTGAGTAAAATACGATGGGGAGCCTCTTTTTGGATCCCGAAATTTTCGGGATGAGCCACTTTCAAAAGATAAACGGAAGGTGAAGATTTTTCTATTTTGAACTTGATCGGATTTTCCTCTTCTGCAGAAAGTCCTGAGATTAGAAGAATAGAAATAATTGCGGGAAATAGAAAACGTTTCATACTTAGATTAGACCCTTATCGTTTCGGAATGTTACGGTTTTATCCTTTAAAATTCTGGAATTGAACATCGAAAGGAAGGTCCGCAGATTTTAAAAGTCTCATGATCTCTTGGAGATCATCCTTCTTCTTTCCTTGAATCCTAACACAATTCCCCATGATAGTAGGGATCACTTTCAATTTGGAATCTTTTACGATCT is from Leptospira sp. WS58.C1 and encodes:
- a CDS encoding M16 family metallopeptidase, producing MNIIKRLTISSFVFLFPFISSDAAPGDFVKDVKIPALEFHFPEIREIGQDPNTRILYLENPEFPIKTLEITFYAGPSFYTKTPFELVEIFPEAWKRGGTISHPGESFAEVWESFGSKLRVDSDLDTVTLTFSWLSRYDQESKALISEFLKQPIFGKEAFEIARLQLGEQIKRRNDNIVGLAFRKANELVYQGKVKGKSLLLSALEQLKEEDLGEYYKNQLLSSRRSILVSGKWNQEEIPQFLGDILPAFSGTPVMESESSIPDELNKKLKSKEIKNLIVDKANTQNVVLFLGVGPAHNDQDFYAVQVLNYLVGGGGFTSYFMSKIRSDKGLAYSSSSHPVFEKDHSVIYFFTQTKSQSTMEVYNLMGEILGDSTFSNISEEELKNAKEAILNKFIFLFTDSVEILRNEVRFREHKMPKDYLKNYRDKIQEVTLADLRRVGKIYFRRDKLTAVISGPRSSVSSDLPGQKTIGPEDPIP
- a CDS encoding M16 family metallopeptidase → MWEYLSKSVISRFSFSFFILCLLINFETFANEDIFSEIRTTLESRVKKVTLKNGIRLLMMKRADSPTVAVYTKFLVGAADETPEIAGTAHLLEHMLFKGTKNIGVTDSEKEKVYLEQIRVWGKRLDSYRMQERELAAKGEPVPEKLIKDKNILEIRFKNLLELHRKFVVSNEDSYIYEKNGGTGFNAYTTNDVTNYQILLPANRLEIWAKLESDRLKDPILREYYTERDVVLEERRMRVENQGMGILREKFLGAAFPKHPYGMPVIGYESNLPFLDIDKTEEFFKKNYRPHKMAIGIVGDLDFDKTESLVRKYFEDIPDGPSPKLSHEQESFDHETRRVTVKHSSGPMKVMGWLTPASPHPDKPVLELIDAILSQGETGRLYKRLVLRDKLAQRVACWTGEPGERYANLFAIYVTNVRGADPDRIETSILEEIETLKKEAVTEEELAKIKNQIVADYIRGLNSNSKLADVLTYYELVAGDWTEIFDDYARLDRVTPEDIMRVAQKYFTHRNLTVGDLINSDGEKK
- a CDS encoding lipoprotein, which produces MHTKTIFALLVISLISVCKTPQTEEPKKETPKNVVEESAPTEDDQFVKATEGFISSSTYQVVVSSLDGNEGEALELAKKRALNLFIAEKGDSFRPTDRKFLKELVDSKGKIVKVSKPINGKTYYLFHVSQPDLKIEIKK
- the mpl17 gene encoding cell surface protein MPL17 encodes the protein MKRFLFPAIISILLISGLSAEEENPIKFKIEKSSPSVYLLKVAHPENFGIQKEAPHRILLNPGSGLKVVSADLKLKGKTSPRKKEYFESVEPMQIKLEGKGELEIHAKIFYCDYNRNICIPGKILQKEIIQ